A single window of Neisseria chenwenguii DNA harbors:
- a CDS encoding VIT1/CCC1 transporter family protein, protein MYSQHSEAHFSNRGNWLRAGVLGANDGLISTAALLMGMAAAKPDFETLLLTGVSALAGGAVSMAAGEYVSVSSQTDTEKADLEKEKRELAKNPEAELDELTTIYTMRGLPQDLARQVAVALHKHDALAAHAQDEIGITHANAANPLQAAMASAASFVVGAVLPLAVSLLMPSENLIAGLAVLTLAGLAALGWFSAKLGGARPLRAVARVVIWGAVALGVTGIIGHVIGVAV, encoded by the coding sequence ATGTACAGCCAACACTCCGAAGCACACTTCAGCAACCGCGGCAACTGGCTGCGCGCGGGCGTTTTGGGTGCAAACGACGGTCTGATTTCCACCGCCGCGCTTTTGATGGGCATGGCCGCCGCCAAACCCGATTTCGAGACCCTGCTGCTCACGGGCGTTTCCGCGCTAGCCGGCGGCGCCGTGTCGATGGCGGCGGGCGAATATGTCTCCGTGTCCAGCCAGACCGACACCGAAAAAGCCGACCTCGAAAAAGAAAAACGCGAGCTGGCCAAAAATCCCGAAGCCGAATTGGACGAACTCACCACCATCTACACCATGCGCGGCCTGCCGCAGGATTTGGCGCGCCAAGTCGCCGTCGCCCTGCACAAACACGACGCGCTCGCCGCCCACGCCCAAGACGAAATCGGCATCACCCACGCCAACGCCGCCAACCCGTTGCAGGCCGCGATGGCTTCCGCCGCCTCGTTTGTCGTCGGCGCCGTTTTGCCACTGGCCGTTTCCCTGCTGATGCCGTCTGAAAATCTGATTGCCGGACTTGCCGTGCTTACACTTGCAGGCTTGGCCGCACTGGGCTGGTTTTCCGCCAAACTCGGCGGTGCCAGACCTTTGCGCGCTGTCGCCCGCGTCGTGATTTGGGGTGCGGTCGCACTGGGGGTAACGGGTATCATCGGCCATGTCATCGGCGTGGCGGTTTAG
- a CDS encoding ATP-binding protein: MKLAEFLKKAHSVLNRLDLILPAEQGETDWTALAYRWQSVGRKGILESLPAPHTFPLERLAGIGPQTVRLKRNTEQFLAGRPANNVLMSGARGTGKSSLVKALLHEYAAQGLRLIEVDKSDLVTLPALLSILAAREEKFIVFCDDLSFEAGDETYKALKTALDGGLSQRCPNVLVYATSNRRHLMPEYMDENLGTTGARGEIHQKEAVEEKVSLSDRFGLWLSFYPFDQNDYLQAVENWLADFGVVFDETARKAALQWAQMRGNRSGRSAWQFACDWAGRLPGQRVLD, from the coding sequence ATGAAACTTGCCGAATTCCTCAAAAAAGCCCATTCCGTTTTAAACCGCCTCGACCTGATTCTGCCTGCAGAGCAGGGCGAGACCGACTGGACGGCGCTGGCCTACCGCTGGCAGAGCGTCGGGCGCAAAGGCATTTTGGAAAGCCTGCCCGCGCCGCACACCTTTCCGCTCGAGCGCCTCGCCGGAATCGGCCCGCAAACCGTCCGCCTCAAGCGTAACACCGAGCAGTTTCTCGCCGGCCGTCCCGCCAACAACGTCTTGATGAGCGGCGCGCGCGGTACCGGAAAATCTTCGCTGGTCAAAGCCCTGCTGCACGAATACGCCGCGCAGGGCTTGCGCCTGATCGAAGTCGATAAAAGCGATTTGGTCACATTGCCCGCGCTGCTTTCCATCTTGGCCGCGCGCGAAGAAAAATTCATCGTTTTCTGCGACGACCTGTCGTTTGAAGCCGGCGACGAAACCTACAAAGCCCTCAAAACTGCGCTCGACGGCGGCCTCTCGCAACGCTGTCCGAACGTATTGGTGTACGCCACTTCCAACCGCCGCCACCTGATGCCCGAATACATGGACGAAAACCTCGGCACCACCGGCGCGCGCGGCGAAATCCATCAAAAAGAAGCCGTCGAAGAAAAAGTCTCCCTCTCCGACCGCTTCGGCTTGTGGCTGAGCTTTTACCCCTTCGATCAAAACGACTACCTGCAAGCCGTGGAAAACTGGCTGGCCGATTTCGGCGTTGTGTTTGACGAAACCGCCCGCAAAGCCGCCTTGCAATGGGCGCAGATGCGCGGCAACCGCTCCGGCCGCTCCGCGTGGCAGTTCGCCTGCGACTGGGCGGGCAGGTTGCCCGGGCAGCGGGTTTTGGATTAA
- a CDS encoding riboflavin synthase subunit alpha — MFTGIVQGMGRVVDILQPAADFRTHIVELPEGLADNLQIGASVANNGCCLTITRIDGRRVSFDLMAETLEKTNLGRLKTGDVVNLERAARFGDEIGGHVMSGHVMATTEITRIDESAHNRTVWFALPEALKPYILTKGFVGLDGCSLTVGDVSDRGFNVHLIPETLRQTLFGSRKAGDTVNIEIDLQTQAVVDTVMRVMAQQAV; from the coding sequence ATGTTCACAGGAATCGTACAAGGCATGGGGCGCGTGGTTGATATTTTGCAGCCCGCAGCCGACTTCCGTACCCACATCGTCGAGCTGCCCGAGGGTCTGGCCGACAATCTGCAAATCGGCGCATCGGTCGCCAACAACGGCTGCTGCCTCACCATTACCCGAATCGACGGCCGGCGCGTCAGTTTCGACCTGATGGCCGAAACGCTGGAAAAAACCAACTTAGGCCGTCTGAAAACCGGCGACGTCGTCAACCTCGAACGCGCCGCACGTTTCGGCGACGAAATCGGCGGCCACGTCATGAGCGGTCATGTCATGGCGACGACCGAAATCACCCGCATAGACGAATCCGCACACAACCGCACCGTCTGGTTTGCGCTGCCCGAAGCGCTCAAGCCCTATATCCTGACCAAAGGATTCGTCGGCCTCGACGGTTGCAGCCTGACCGTCGGCGACGTAAGCGACCGCGGATTCAACGTCCACCTGATTCCCGAAACCCTGCGGCAGACGCTGTTTGGCAGCCGCAAAGCCGGCGACACGGTCAACATCGAAATCGACCTGCAAACGCAGGCCGTCGTCGATACCGTCATGCGCGTAATGGCGCAGCAGGCCGTCTGA
- a CDS encoding HU family DNA-binding protein, translating into MNKSELIEAIAQEAGISKAAAQKALDATTDAITGALKKGDTVTLVGFGTFYVGERAERQGRNPQTGKPLTIPAAKTPKFRAGKALKDAL; encoded by the coding sequence GTGAACAAGTCTGAATTAATCGAAGCAATTGCTCAAGAAGCAGGTATTTCTAAAGCCGCTGCACAAAAAGCGTTGGACGCTACTACCGACGCTATTACCGGCGCGCTGAAAAAAGGCGACACCGTCACTTTGGTCGGTTTCGGTACTTTCTACGTTGGCGAACGCGCCGAGCGTCAAGGCCGCAACCCGCAAACCGGCAAACCGCTGACTATCCCTGCTGCCAAAACACCGAAATTCCGCGCAGGCAAAGCGCTGAAAGACGCGCTGTAA
- the lon gene encoding endopeptidase La, producing MSQDKHLEEYAALATLPLRDVVVYPHMVLPLFVGRPKSIAALEAAMANDHPVFLLAQLDPNTEEPAPKDLHKMGTVAQVLQVLKLPDGTVKVLVEGIRRARALTVEDVGDLFLAHIESVDENADEQNLDMEALRRTLLSQFEQYAKLNKKIPAEVVSTINGISENSRLVDTIAAHLQLKLAQRQEILETVSIAGRMEFLLGQLESELDIMQVEKRIRGRVKRQMEKSQREYYLNEQVKAIQKELGEEDERGELDALEAKIKEAGMGKEAEEKALSELKKLKMMPPMSAESTVVRNYIDTLLELPWKKKSRVSKDIAKADLVLNADHYGLEKVKERILEYLAVQKRMDKLKGPILCLVGPPGVGKTSLGESIAKATGRQYVRMALGGVRDESEIRGHRRTYIGSMPGKILQNMIKAGVKNPLFLLDEIDKLGNDFRGDPAAALLEVLDPEQNNKFADHYAEVDYDLSDVMFIATSNSLNIPSALLDRMEIIRLSGYTEDEKVNIAMQYLVPRQMKRNGVKEGELVVEESAVRDIIRYYTREAGVRSLDREIAKICRKAVMQFTLAEDKRKAAKSKAAAKPKAVTVGAKNLHDFLGVRRFDFGVAESENRIGQVTGLAWTEVGGELLTIEAVALPGKGTIQCTGQLGDVMKESVSAAWSVVRSRAESVGLAPDFYEKRDIHVHVPEGATPKDGPSAGIAMTLAMVSAFTKIPVRADVAMTGEITLRGEVLPIGGLKEKLLAALRGGIKHVLIPKDNVKDLEEIPDNVKTGLTIHPVKWIDEVLALGLETQPEAWQPPAETAPAALEVPKVKASRAKATKH from the coding sequence ATGTCACAAGACAAACATTTAGAGGAATACGCCGCGCTGGCGACGCTGCCGCTGCGTGATGTGGTGGTTTACCCGCATATGGTGCTGCCGCTTTTTGTCGGCCGCCCGAAATCGATTGCGGCGCTGGAAGCGGCGATGGCCAACGACCATCCTGTGTTTCTGCTGGCGCAGCTTGACCCGAATACAGAAGAGCCGGCGCCGAAAGATTTGCACAAAATGGGTACGGTGGCGCAGGTTTTGCAGGTTTTGAAACTGCCCGACGGTACGGTGAAAGTATTGGTCGAAGGCATCCGTCGCGCTCGCGCGCTGACGGTGGAGGACGTCGGAGATCTGTTTTTGGCGCACATCGAATCGGTTGACGAAAACGCCGACGAACAAAACCTCGATATGGAAGCGCTGCGCCGCACGCTGCTGTCGCAGTTTGAGCAATACGCCAAACTCAACAAAAAAATTCCGGCGGAAGTGGTTTCGACCATTAACGGCATTTCGGAAAACAGCCGTCTGGTCGATACCATCGCCGCGCATTTGCAGCTCAAACTGGCGCAGCGTCAGGAAATTTTGGAAACCGTTTCCATCGCCGGCCGGATGGAATTCCTGCTCGGACAGCTTGAATCCGAACTCGACATCATGCAGGTGGAAAAACGCATCCGCGGGCGCGTGAAACGCCAGATGGAAAAATCGCAGCGTGAGTATTACTTAAACGAGCAGGTCAAAGCGATTCAGAAAGAGTTGGGCGAAGAAGACGAGCGCGGCGAACTCGATGCGCTGGAAGCGAAAATCAAAGAAGCCGGCATGGGCAAAGAGGCCGAAGAAAAAGCCTTGTCCGAGCTGAAAAAACTGAAAATGATGCCGCCGATGTCGGCCGAATCAACCGTTGTGCGCAACTATATCGACACGCTTTTAGAGCTGCCGTGGAAGAAAAAATCGCGTGTCAGCAAAGACATCGCCAAAGCTGATTTGGTGTTGAACGCCGACCATTACGGCTTGGAAAAAGTCAAAGAGCGGATTTTGGAATACCTTGCCGTGCAAAAACGCATGGACAAACTCAAAGGCCCGATTCTCTGCCTGGTCGGCCCGCCGGGTGTGGGTAAAACCTCGCTGGGCGAATCCATCGCCAAAGCGACCGGCCGCCAGTATGTCCGCATGGCGCTGGGCGGCGTGCGCGACGAGAGCGAAATCCGCGGCCACCGCCGTACCTACATCGGCTCGATGCCGGGCAAAATCCTGCAAAACATGATTAAAGCCGGCGTGAAAAACCCGCTGTTTCTGCTCGACGAAATCGACAAGCTCGGCAACGATTTCCGCGGCGATCCGGCGGCGGCATTGCTGGAAGTGCTCGATCCCGAGCAGAATAACAAATTTGCCGACCATTATGCCGAAGTGGATTACGACCTGAGCGACGTGATGTTTATCGCTACTTCAAACAGCCTGAACATCCCGTCTGCGCTGCTTGACCGCATGGAAATCATCCGCCTATCAGGCTATACCGAAGACGAAAAAGTCAACATCGCCATGCAGTATCTCGTGCCGCGCCAAATGAAGCGTAACGGCGTGAAAGAGGGTGAACTGGTGGTGGAAGAAAGCGCCGTGCGCGATATTATCCGCTACTACACCCGCGAAGCCGGCGTGCGCTCGCTCGACCGTGAAATCGCCAAAATCTGCCGCAAAGCCGTGATGCAGTTCACGCTGGCGGAAGACAAACGCAAAGCTGCGAAAAGCAAAGCGGCCGCCAAGCCCAAAGCCGTGACGGTTGGCGCGAAAAACCTGCATGATTTCTTGGGCGTGCGCCGTTTCGACTTCGGCGTAGCCGAGAGTGAAAACCGTATCGGCCAGGTCACCGGACTGGCGTGGACGGAAGTCGGCGGCGAACTTTTAACCATTGAGGCAGTCGCCCTGCCGGGCAAAGGCACGATTCAGTGCACCGGCCAGCTTGGCGATGTGATGAAAGAATCGGTATCCGCAGCCTGGTCGGTGGTGCGTTCGCGCGCCGAATCGGTCGGACTTGCGCCTGATTTTTACGAAAAACGCGATATTCATGTGCACGTTCCCGAAGGGGCGACGCCGAAAGACGGCCCGAGCGCGGGCATTGCCATGACTTTGGCGATGGTGTCGGCGTTTACCAAAATCCCCGTGCGTGCGGATGTGGCGATGACCGGCGAAATCACCCTGCGCGGCGAAGTGCTGCCCATCGGCGGTTTGAAAGAAAAACTGCTGGCGGCGCTGCGCGGCGGCATCAAACACGTTTTGATTCCGAAAGACAACGTCAAAGATTTGGAAGAAATCCCCGACAACGTCAAAACCGGCCTGACCATCCATCCGGTCAAATGGATAGACGAAGTATTGGCTTTGGGTCTGGAGACCCAGCCCGAGGCATGGCAGCCGCCGGCAGAAACTGCCCCTGCCGCGCTGGAAGTGCCGAAAGTCAAGGCTTCGCGCGCCAAGGCGACCAAACACTGA
- a CDS encoding HP0495 family protein, with the protein MTAEKTTLLEFPCTFPLKVMGAVHPEFEAAVLETVRLHAPDTQPHHITTRPSSKGNYVGATVQVYVGSQEQLDNIYRALTSHELVKVVL; encoded by the coding sequence ATGACCGCCGAAAAAACCACCCTGCTCGAATTCCCCTGCACTTTCCCGCTGAAAGTCATGGGCGCAGTGCACCCCGAATTCGAAGCCGCCGTATTGGAAACCGTGCGCCTGCACGCGCCCGATACCCAACCGCACCACATTACCACCCGCCCGAGCAGCAAAGGCAACTATGTCGGTGCGACCGTTCAGGTTTACGTTGGCAGCCAAGAGCAGCTCGACAACATCTACCGCGCGCTGACGTCGCACGAATTGGTCAAAGTGGTGCTGTAA
- the lipB gene encoding lipoyl(octanoyl) transferase LipB, translating to MKIVQKGFAEYLPVFEAMKTFNAARDSQTEDELWVVEHPPVFTQGLAGKPEHLLLPTDIPVIQIDRGGQITYHGPGQLVVYTMIDFKRRKASVRHIVSALENSIIATLAEYGIAAAADPQRPGVYVGQRKIASLGLRIKDGSVYHGLALNVNMDLSPFHNINPCGYAGLEMTQMAEYLNPCPTLAEVAEKLTAHLEAQLTPKEQTQ from the coding sequence ATGAAAATTGTGCAGAAAGGTTTTGCCGAATACCTGCCTGTGTTTGAAGCGATGAAAACCTTCAACGCCGCACGCGACAGCCAAACCGAAGACGAACTTTGGGTCGTCGAACACCCGCCTGTGTTCACACAAGGCCTTGCCGGCAAGCCCGAACACCTGCTGCTGCCCACCGACATCCCCGTCATCCAAATCGACCGCGGCGGGCAGATTACCTACCACGGCCCCGGCCAGCTTGTCGTCTATACCATGATAGACTTCAAACGCCGCAAAGCCAGCGTGCGCCACATCGTTTCCGCGCTCGAAAACAGCATCATCGCCACGCTGGCCGAATACGGCATCGCCGCCGCCGCCGACCCGCAACGCCCCGGCGTATATGTGGGCCAACGCAAAATCGCCTCGCTCGGCCTGCGCATCAAAGACGGTTCGGTTTATCACGGCCTGGCGCTGAACGTAAACATGGATTTAAGCCCGTTCCACAACATCAACCCCTGCGGATACGCCGGCTTGGAAATGACCCAGATGGCAGAGTATCTCAACCCCTGCCCCACCCTTGCCGAAGTGGCGGAAAAACTGACCGCACACCTCGAAGCACAACTCACACCGAAAGAGCAAACCCAATGA
- the lipA gene encoding lipoyl synthase, which translates to MSEIKVDDPKRGVKLKGADKTARIPIKVVPLQEKLKKPEWIRAKLPSKKFFEIKDILREQKMHTVCEEASCPNIGECFSKGTATFMIMGDICTRRCPFCDVGHGRPNHLDPDEPKNLAESVAAMNLRYVVITSVDRDDLRDGGAQHFADCIKAIRERSPNTKIEILVPDFRGRLDIALQILAETPPDVMNHNLETHPSLYKKARPGANYRHSLDLLRRYKEMMPHIPTKSGIMVGLGETDEDVREIMRDMRAHNIEMITIGQYLQPSDGHLPVLRYVTPEQFKIFEKEAYELGFSNAAIGAMVRSSYHADEQAAEALRESHGQSACGHH; encoded by the coding sequence ATGAGCGAAATCAAAGTTGACGACCCCAAGCGCGGCGTTAAACTCAAAGGTGCAGACAAAACCGCCCGCATCCCCATCAAAGTCGTTCCCCTGCAGGAAAAACTGAAAAAGCCCGAGTGGATACGCGCCAAATTGCCGTCTAAAAAATTCTTTGAAATCAAAGATATTTTGCGCGAACAAAAAATGCACACCGTATGCGAAGAAGCCTCCTGCCCCAACATCGGCGAATGCTTCAGCAAAGGCACGGCCACCTTCATGATTATGGGAGACATCTGCACCCGTCGCTGTCCGTTTTGCGACGTCGGTCACGGCCGCCCCAACCATCTCGACCCCGACGAGCCGAAAAACCTCGCCGAATCCGTCGCCGCCATGAACCTGCGCTACGTCGTCATCACTTCCGTCGACCGCGACGACCTGCGCGACGGCGGTGCGCAACACTTCGCCGACTGCATCAAAGCCATCCGCGAACGCAGCCCCAACACCAAAATCGAAATCCTCGTTCCCGACTTCCGCGGCCGTCTCGACATCGCCCTGCAAATTCTGGCCGAGACCCCGCCCGACGTCATGAACCACAACCTCGAAACCCACCCCAGCCTGTATAAAAAAGCCCGTCCCGGCGCCAACTACCGGCATTCTCTCGACCTGCTGCGCCGCTACAAAGAAATGATGCCCCACATCCCCACCAAATCCGGCATCATGGTCGGTTTGGGCGAAACCGATGAAGACGTGCGCGAAATCATGCGCGATATGCGTGCGCACAATATCGAAATGATTACTATCGGCCAATACCTCCAGCCTTCAGACGGCCACCTGCCCGTCTTGCGCTACGTCACGCCCGAGCAGTTTAAAATCTTCGAAAAAGAAGCCTACGAACTCGGCTTCTCCAACGCCGCCATCGGCGCCATGGTACGCTCGAGCTACCACGCCGACGAGCAGGCCGCCGAAGCCTTGCGCGAAAGCCACGGACAAAGTGCCTGCGGGCATCATTGA
- the lepB gene encoding signal peptidase I has translation MSLNILYAAIAAFVAGLVLYAVSSKERNENGEWGSGLQWGYLMMMVGVFGVLSYFMSFTAVLLVFVAFTGVVWLVHKGRLKKDPNHIDRGHFTDYMSGFFPIILVVFVLRTFVAEPFQIPSSSMRPGLVVGDFILVNKFAYGIRTPVINNVLIETGKIEHGDVVVFNYPENPSINYIKRAVGLPGDVVEYKNKILSINGQAVGDQAEGAQSYAENTRQYGTVEIKTEAFREQIGSHSFQVLKMADQPSFIPQAVRPAFPYRENCEYAADGSSFKCTVPEGQYFMMGDNRDNSEDSRYWGFVSDKLVVGKAFFVWMNFGDFSRIGKSIQ, from the coding sequence ATGAGTTTAAACATTTTATACGCCGCGATTGCGGCATTTGTTGCCGGTTTGGTGCTTTACGCTGTCAGCAGCAAAGAGCGCAATGAAAACGGGGAATGGGGTTCGGGCCTGCAATGGGGCTACCTGATGATGATGGTCGGTGTGTTCGGCGTGTTGTCTTACTTTATGAGCTTTACCGCCGTTTTGCTGGTGTTCGTCGCCTTTACCGGCGTGGTCTGGCTGGTGCACAAAGGCCGTCTGAAAAAAGACCCGAACCATATCGACCGCGGGCATTTTACCGATTACATGAGCGGTTTTTTTCCGATTATTCTGGTGGTGTTTGTGTTGCGCACGTTTGTCGCCGAGCCGTTTCAGATTCCCTCAAGTTCTATGCGACCGGGTTTGGTGGTCGGCGATTTTATTCTGGTCAACAAATTCGCCTACGGCATCCGCACGCCGGTGATTAATAACGTATTGATTGAAACCGGAAAAATCGAACACGGCGATGTGGTGGTGTTCAACTATCCCGAAAACCCGAGCATCAACTACATCAAACGTGCCGTCGGCCTGCCGGGCGATGTGGTTGAATATAAAAACAAAATTTTGAGCATCAACGGCCAAGCGGTCGGCGACCAAGCGGAAGGGGCGCAAAGTTATGCGGAAAACACCCGCCAATACGGCACGGTGGAAATCAAAACCGAAGCGTTTCGCGAGCAAATCGGCAGCCATAGTTTTCAAGTGTTGAAAATGGCCGACCAGCCTTCGTTTATCCCGCAGGCCGTGCGCCCCGCGTTTCCTTATCGTGAAAACTGCGAATACGCCGCCGACGGTTCGTCGTTTAAATGCACCGTGCCCGAAGGTCAGTATTTCATGATGGGCGATAACCGCGACAACAGCGAAGATTCACGCTATTGGGGCTTCGTCAGCGACAAGCTGGTTGTTGGCAAAGCGTTTTTCGTGTGGATGAACTTCGGCGATTTCAGCCGCATCGGTAAGAGTATTCAGTAA
- a CDS encoding nucleotidyltransferase family protein, with the protein METSPQKTERLIREINRIHVQYSQDYFETGKVAKVNLSHTLARVPLEHILSYRLNLHEAVNDYLAFADTRGIDFFYRVKTGESIRDKIARYAARENQYPVNNILNDIFGARVILPSADVVQILEKLDDWKTQYGLKNWYLRDSDGYIGVHVYFKNASNFYYPWELQIWDENDAAENIRNHIAYKRTFFQTASEMPSEKHSELK; encoded by the coding sequence ATGGAAACCAGCCCTCAAAAAACCGAGCGTTTAATCCGCGAAATCAACCGCATCCACGTGCAGTATTCGCAGGATTATTTTGAAACCGGCAAAGTGGCGAAAGTCAATTTGTCGCATACGCTCGCGCGCGTGCCGTTGGAACATATTTTGTCTTACCGCCTCAATCTGCACGAAGCGGTCAACGATTATCTGGCTTTTGCCGATACGCGCGGCATCGACTTTTTCTACCGCGTCAAAACGGGCGAAAGCATACGCGATAAAATCGCCCGCTATGCGGCGCGGGAAAACCAGTATCCCGTAAACAATATCCTCAACGATATTTTCGGCGCGCGCGTGATTCTGCCTTCTGCCGATGTGGTGCAGATTTTGGAAAAGCTGGACGACTGGAAAACGCAATACGGCCTGAAAAACTGGTATTTACGCGATTCAGACGGCTATATCGGCGTACACGTTTACTTTAAAAACGCGAGCAATTTCTACTATCCGTGGGAATTGCAGATTTGGGACGAAAATGATGCGGCGGAAAATATCCGCAACCATATCGCCTATAAGCGTACATTTTTTCAGACGGCCTCAGAGATGCCGTCTGAAAAACACAGTGAACTAAAATAA
- the lepA gene encoding translation elongation factor 4, with amino-acid sequence MKNIRNFSIIAHIDHGKSTLADRFIQYCGGLDLREMSTQVLDSMDIEKERGITIKAQTAALSYKARDGQTYQLNLIDTPGHVDFSYEVSRSLSACEGALLVVDASQGVEAQTVANCYTAIDLGVEVVPVLNKIDLPAADPKRVAQEIEDIIGIDAVGAVTCSAKSGLGVEDVLEEIVAKIPAPEGDEDAPLQAMIIDSWFDNYVGVVMLIRVKQGRLEIKDKVRFMSTKAETQVEQLGIFTPKSVKKQELKAGEVGFLITGIKELGSAKVGDTVTLAANPAATPLPGFQEVQSQVFAGLYPVESHDYEALRDALEKLQLNDASLKFEPEVSQALGFGFRCGFLGLLHLEIVQERLEREFDMDLITTAPTVVYEVVMKNGEKIEVENPSKLPDIGSIEIILEPIITATILVPQEYVGNVMTLCNQKRGVQVNMQYMGRQVMLTYDLPMNEVVMDFFDKLKSTSRGYASLDYHFKEFQASDLIKLDIMVNGEKVDALSLIVHRQSAVHRGRELAAKMRELIPRQMFDIAVQAAIGSQIIARENVKALRKNVLAKCYGGDITRKKKLLEKQKAGKKRMKQVGNVEIPQSAFLAILQVGDK; translated from the coding sequence ATGAAAAATATCCGAAATTTCTCTATTATCGCCCATATCGACCACGGCAAATCCACGCTGGCCGACCGCTTCATCCAATATTGCGGCGGCTTGGATTTGCGCGAAATGAGTACGCAGGTGCTCGATTCGATGGACATCGAAAAAGAGCGCGGCATCACCATCAAAGCGCAAACCGCGGCCTTGAGCTATAAAGCGCGCGACGGACAAACCTACCAGCTCAATCTGATCGACACGCCGGGACACGTTGACTTTTCCTACGAAGTTTCCCGCAGCCTCTCGGCCTGTGAAGGCGCGCTGTTGGTTGTCGATGCCTCGCAGGGCGTGGAAGCGCAGACGGTGGCCAACTGCTACACCGCGATTGATTTGGGCGTGGAAGTCGTGCCCGTGTTGAACAAAATCGACCTGCCCGCCGCCGACCCCAAGCGCGTGGCGCAGGAAATTGAAGACATCATCGGCATTGATGCGGTGGGCGCGGTAACGTGTTCCGCCAAATCGGGTTTGGGCGTGGAAGACGTTTTGGAAGAAATCGTCGCCAAAATCCCCGCACCCGAGGGTGATGAAGACGCGCCTTTGCAGGCGATGATTATTGACTCGTGGTTTGACAACTACGTCGGCGTGGTGATGCTCATCCGCGTGAAACAAGGCCGTCTGGAAATCAAAGACAAAGTGCGGTTTATGAGCACCAAAGCGGAAACGCAGGTCGAGCAGCTTGGGATTTTTACTCCGAAATCAGTTAAGAAACAAGAGCTTAAGGCGGGTGAGGTCGGCTTTTTGATTACCGGCATCAAAGAACTGGGTTCGGCCAAAGTCGGCGATACCGTCACGCTGGCGGCTAATCCCGCCGCCACGCCGCTGCCCGGTTTTCAGGAAGTGCAGAGCCAGGTATTTGCCGGTCTCTATCCCGTCGAAAGCCACGACTACGAAGCCTTGCGCGACGCGCTGGAAAAATTGCAGCTCAACGATGCCTCGCTGAAATTCGAGCCGGAAGTTTCCCAAGCGCTGGGCTTCGGTTTCCGCTGCGGCTTCTTGGGTTTGCTGCACTTGGAAATCGTGCAAGAACGCCTTGAGCGCGAATTCGACATGGATTTGATTACCACCGCGCCGACGGTGGTGTATGAAGTCGTGATGAAAAACGGTGAAAAAATCGAGGTGGAAAATCCATCCAAACTGCCCGACATCGGCAGCATCGAAATCATCCTCGAGCCGATTATTACGGCGACGATTCTAGTGCCGCAAGAGTATGTCGGCAACGTGATGACGCTGTGCAACCAAAAGCGCGGCGTGCAGGTGAATATGCAGTACATGGGGCGGCAAGTCATGCTGACTTACGATTTGCCGATGAACGAAGTGGTGATGGATTTCTTCGACAAACTCAAATCCACCTCGCGCGGCTACGCCTCGCTGGATTACCATTTCAAAGAGTTTCAGGCCTCCGACCTGATCAAGCTCGACATCATGGTCAACGGTGAAAAAGTCGATGCCTTAAGCCTGATTGTGCACCGTCAAAGCGCCGTCCACCGCGGCCGCGAGCTGGCGGCGAAAATGCGCGAACTGATTCCGCGCCAGATGTTCGACATCGCCGTACAGGCCGCCATCGGCAGTCAGATTATCGCCCGCGAAAACGTCAAAGCCCTGCGCAAAAACGTGTTGGCAAAATGTTACGGCGGCGATATTACCCGTAAGAAAAAACTGTTGGAAAAACAAAAGGCCGGTAAGAAACGTATGAAACAGGTGGGCAATGTGGAAATCCCGCAAAGCGCGTTTCTGGCGATTTTGCAGGTGGGTGATAAGTAA